Proteins found in one Canis lupus baileyi chromosome 18, mCanLup2.hap1, whole genome shotgun sequence genomic segment:
- the MTERF1 gene encoding transcription termination factor 1, mitochondrial isoform X1: MQRPLFLRQTSIPKSLGYLIIMAPRSFFCMRSNFLFGSRCWMTQFSTEVFLKSISFRLFSVKCGNADSESSENEELLNNLLTMGVDVDKAKKRQPGVFNRMGTKEQDLKMFLLSKGASKEVVASIISRYPRAITRTPESLSERWDLWRRIMTSDLEIINILERSPEAFFRSSNNRNLENNIKFLYSVGLTHKCLCRLLTNAPRTFSNSLDLNKQMIKFLQEVCLSLNHNKPRDFIGKIIFKNPFILIQSTKRVKTNIEFLQSTFNLNNEKLLVLLCGPGAKILDLSNDYVNRNYTNIKEKLFSLGCTEEEVHKFILSYPDVIFLGEKKFNDKIDYLIEEKFSISQIIENPRILDSSISTLKSRIKELVNAGYNFSTSNITLLSWSQKRYKAKLKKLNIE; encoded by the exons ATGCAACGCCCTCTCTTTTTAAGACAGACTAG CATTCCAAAAAGTTTGGGATACCTGATCATTATGGCACCAAGAAGCTTCTTTTGTATGAGAAGTAACTTTCTCTTTGGTTCAAGATGTTGGATGACCCAATTTTCAACAGAAGTCTTCCTTAAATCAATTTCATTTAGGCTTTTTAGTGTGAAATGTGGTAATGCAGACAGTGAGTCTTCGGAGAATGAAGAATTACTGAATAACTTACTTACAATGGGAGTAGATGTTGATAAGGCGAAAAAACGACAGCCTGGAGTTTTTAATAGGATGGGAACTAAAGAGCAGGACCTGAAGATGTTCCTTCTATCCAAAGGAGCTAGTAAAGAAGTGGTTGCTAGCATTATATCAAGATATCCACGAGCCATAACACGCACACCTGAAAGTCTTTCAGAACGGTGGGATCTGTGGAGAAGAATTATGACATCAGACCTtgagattataaatattttggaacGTTCTCCCGAAGCTTTTTTTCGGTCCAGTAACAACCGAAACTTagagaataatataaaattcCTCTACTCAGTTGGATTGACTCATAAATGCCTTTGTCGGTTGTTGACCAATGCCCCACGTACATTCTCCAACAGTCTAGATTTGAATAAACAGATGATTAAATTTTTGCAAGAAGTCTGTTTGTCTTTGAATCACAATAAGCCTAGAGATTTTATTgggaagataatttttaaaaaccctttcaTCTTAATTCAGAGTACCAAACGGGTAAAAACTAATATTGAGTTTTTACAGTCAACTTTTAATTTGAACAATGAGAAACTGCTTGTTTTGCTCTGTGGTCCGGGAGCTAAAATTCTAGACCTTTCCAATGACTATGTCAACAGAAACTACACAAATATCAAAGAGAAGCTGTTTTCTCTTGGGTGTACTGAAGAAGAGGTACACAAGTTTATCTTAAGTTATCCAGATGTGAtcttcttaggagaaaaaaagttCAATGACAAAATAGACTATCTCATAGAAGAAAAATTTAGCATATCACAAATAATTGAAAATCCTCGGATTTTGGATTCAAGCATAAGTACTTTAAAAAGTCGAATCAAGGAATTGGTGAATGCTGGCTATAACTTCAGTACATCAAACATCACTCTTTTATCTTGGAGTCAAAAAAGATACAAAGCTAAATTGAAAAAGTTAAACATTGAATGA
- the MTERF1 gene encoding transcription termination factor 1, mitochondrial isoform X2, whose product MQSGLSIPKSLGYLIIMAPRSFFCMRSNFLFGSRCWMTQFSTEVFLKSISFRLFSVKCGNADSESSENEELLNNLLTMGVDVDKAKKRQPGVFNRMGTKEQDLKMFLLSKGASKEVVASIISRYPRAITRTPESLSERWDLWRRIMTSDLEIINILERSPEAFFRSSNNRNLENNIKFLYSVGLTHKCLCRLLTNAPRTFSNSLDLNKQMIKFLQEVCLSLNHNKPRDFIGKIIFKNPFILIQSTKRVKTNIEFLQSTFNLNNEKLLVLLCGPGAKILDLSNDYVNRNYTNIKEKLFSLGCTEEEVHKFILSYPDVIFLGEKKFNDKIDYLIEEKFSISQIIENPRILDSSISTLKSRIKELVNAGYNFSTSNITLLSWSQKRYKAKLKKLNIE is encoded by the exons ATGCAGTCCGGTTTGAG CATTCCAAAAAGTTTGGGATACCTGATCATTATGGCACCAAGAAGCTTCTTTTGTATGAGAAGTAACTTTCTCTTTGGTTCAAGATGTTGGATGACCCAATTTTCAACAGAAGTCTTCCTTAAATCAATTTCATTTAGGCTTTTTAGTGTGAAATGTGGTAATGCAGACAGTGAGTCTTCGGAGAATGAAGAATTACTGAATAACTTACTTACAATGGGAGTAGATGTTGATAAGGCGAAAAAACGACAGCCTGGAGTTTTTAATAGGATGGGAACTAAAGAGCAGGACCTGAAGATGTTCCTTCTATCCAAAGGAGCTAGTAAAGAAGTGGTTGCTAGCATTATATCAAGATATCCACGAGCCATAACACGCACACCTGAAAGTCTTTCAGAACGGTGGGATCTGTGGAGAAGAATTATGACATCAGACCTtgagattataaatattttggaacGTTCTCCCGAAGCTTTTTTTCGGTCCAGTAACAACCGAAACTTagagaataatataaaattcCTCTACTCAGTTGGATTGACTCATAAATGCCTTTGTCGGTTGTTGACCAATGCCCCACGTACATTCTCCAACAGTCTAGATTTGAATAAACAGATGATTAAATTTTTGCAAGAAGTCTGTTTGTCTTTGAATCACAATAAGCCTAGAGATTTTATTgggaagataatttttaaaaaccctttcaTCTTAATTCAGAGTACCAAACGGGTAAAAACTAATATTGAGTTTTTACAGTCAACTTTTAATTTGAACAATGAGAAACTGCTTGTTTTGCTCTGTGGTCCGGGAGCTAAAATTCTAGACCTTTCCAATGACTATGTCAACAGAAACTACACAAATATCAAAGAGAAGCTGTTTTCTCTTGGGTGTACTGAAGAAGAGGTACACAAGTTTATCTTAAGTTATCCAGATGTGAtcttcttaggagaaaaaaagttCAATGACAAAATAGACTATCTCATAGAAGAAAAATTTAGCATATCACAAATAATTGAAAATCCTCGGATTTTGGATTCAAGCATAAGTACTTTAAAAAGTCGAATCAAGGAATTGGTGAATGCTGGCTATAACTTCAGTACATCAAACATCACTCTTTTATCTTGGAGTCAAAAAAGATACAAAGCTAAATTGAAAAAGTTAAACATTGAATGA